One segment of Penaeus vannamei isolate JL-2024 chromosome 3, ASM4276789v1, whole genome shotgun sequence DNA contains the following:
- the LOC113810644 gene encoding uncharacterized protein isoform X2, which produces MNLPAKRRGLSPEGRQIRERHQGSLTIGLQGITVHPTERSRNQRDFLQDNVRRLHEIQARCRDRENSRKPQPLRATRESSASTTSSIKQVDCLAPIRNGSAKLGRRSPSSECEGSAHSDYFSLTDDQIENAAAQLSARLHNGVHLPDRSERGDGRHIQENGFGHQSRSSSALSQSLPMPTNQSLLRDAPPRLARSGSPVMLRPISSTRHAPVSPRPVSAAHRQNSGTGLELLSGCELNYGMRKMRMDNLLSKIRNQKPACELDYNTHYRNIENQHKLLLDNSDMLSLYGYGEGSNGTDTQRSATRTALNTAGSGSKTSKLVRARSFDRDALSRKSVAGGQTEKSAKSSTKSDQRAVSSPSPQLKKRFSKSIGNLSHAAPSSASGQSSQSRSGSPSKMRSESANYSVRHLEQSPPSRVLSSVQSIQRSKSNLESPRIFEASTDGASEVPPLDNSSDLISQYLENESRVKSAATSAILNRTASNGELNLNSTMTSDCNFNISEPDQSVSCNSAMENLHLDLRPDSQVDGDMRIQNNNPSSQMEESTHEFHPEVYLKPYNDIVESEHVSEAVFPKEEAKSSTPVPNEPQDLPSVSSIPKLLKKREQHGQPSSPSTLRRSQSMKNIRQRQGEPPSSYKRGKLPKYLLARKEEEKRLAEIARSVDPECPPGHAPLPDHERRNTLHLLRKSQAEVMRELSSLPVAQDTLRVKKRRQDLEDKLMQIEDGLRIFSQPKVYVMNDD; this is translated from the exons ATGAATTTGCCAGCCAAGCGCCGCGGCCTGTCACCCGAGGGACGTCAGATCAGAGAGCGACATCAGGGATCACTTACTATTGGGCTCCAGGGAATCACAGTGCATCCGACAGAACGTA GTCGGAACCAACGTGATTTCTTGCAAGACAATGTGAGAAGGCTCCATGAGATACAAGCAAGGTGTAGAGATAGGGAAAATAGCAGAAAACCGCAGCCTCTAAGGGCGACAAGAGAGAGCTCTGCAAGTACTACTTCTTCGATaaaacag GTGGACTGCTTAGCCCCAATCCGTAATGGTTCAGCAAAGCTCGGAAGACGAAGCCCAAGTTCAGAGTGCGAGGGAAGTGCACATTCAGACTACTTCTCACTAACTGATGACCAGATTGAGAATGCAGCAGCACAGCTCAGTGCCCGTCTCCACAATGGTGTGCATCTACCAGACCGCagtgagagaggagacgggagacaTATACAGGAAAATGGTTTTGGGCATCAAAGCAGAAGTTCAAGTGCCCTGTCCCAGTCACTTCCAATGCCCACCAACCAGTCACTACTGAGGGATGCCCCACCAAGACTGGCAAGATCAGGGAGTCCTGTGATGCTGAGGCCCATCTCATCAACTCGACATGCCCCTGTTTCTCCACGCCCTGTCAGTGCAGCCCATCGTCAGAATTCTGGGACTGGGTTGGAACTCCTTTCAGGATGTGAGTTGAACTATGGAATGAGGAAGATGCGGATGGATAATTTGCTCTCAAAGATAAGGAACCAAAAGCCAGCATGTGAGCTGGACTACAATACACAttacagaaatatagaaaatcaGCACAAATTATTGCTTGATAACTCAGATATGCTTAGTCTTTATGGCTATGGTGAGGGAAGTAATGGTACAGACACACAAAGATCTGCAACAAGAACAGCCTTGAACACTGCAGGAAGTGGTTCCAAAACATCAAAATTGGTGCGTGCTCGTAGTTTTGATAGAGATGCCCTTTCTAGGAAAAGTGTGGCGGGGGGACAAACAGAAAAGTCAGCAAAATCTTCCACAAAGTCAGATCAGAGGGCAGTCAGCTCACCATCTCCACAACTGAAGAAACGCTTCTCAAAATCCATTGGTAATCTGTCCCATGCTGCCCCATCCTCAGCTTCAGGGCAGAGTAGTCAGAGTCGTAGTGGCAGCCCAAGCAAAATGAGAAGTGAATCTGCTAATTACAGTGTCAGGCATTTAGAACAGTCTCCACCAAGCCGTGTTTTGTCAAGTGTTCAAAGCATTCAGCGAAGCAAAAGCAACTTAGAGTCACCTAGAATATTTGAAGCTTCCACTGATGGTGCAAGTGAGGTGCCACCATTAGATAATAGTTCAGATCTTATTAGCCAGTACTTAGAAAATGAATCAAGAGTCAAGTCTGCAGCCACAAGTGCAATACTCAACAGAACAGCTTCAAACGGTGAGCTGAACCTCAATTCAACCATGACATCAGACTGCAACTTCAACATCAGTGAACCAGACCAATCTGTGTCTTGCAATTCTGCAATGGAGAATCTCCACCTAGACTTGCGACCTGACAGCCAAGTTGATGGTGATATGAGGATACAAAACAACAACCCAAGTAGTCAGATGGAAGAGTCTACCCATGAATTTCATCCAGAGGTATACCTGAAACCTTACAATGACATAGTTGAGAGTGAACATGTGAGTGAAGCTGTGTTTCCAAAGGAGGAAGCCAAATCTTCCACGCCAGTGCCAAATGAGCCTCAAGATTTGCCTAGCGTTAGTTCTATACCAAAGCTTCTGAAG AAAAGAGAGCAGCATGGCCAGCCCTCAAGTCCATCAACTTTAAGAAGATCTCAGTCCATGAAGAATATTCGCCAGCGCCAAGGAGAGCCTCCCTCAAGTTACAAGAGAGGGAAATTGCCCAA ATATCTCTTAGcccgaaaagaggaggagaagaggttagCAGAGATTGCTCGGTCAGTTGACCCCGAGTGTCCGCCTGGCCATGCTCCACTTCCTGACCATGAGCGGCGCAACACCCTCCATCTCCTACGCAAGA GTCAAGCAGAGGTAATGCGAGAGCTCTCCTCCTTGCCTGTGGCCCAAGACACACTTagggtgaagaaaaggagacaggatTTAGAAGATAAACTTATGCAGATTGAAGATGGTCTGCGCATCTTTTCACAGCCGAAAGTGTATGTTATGAATGATGAttga
- the LOC113810644 gene encoding uncharacterized protein isoform X1, with protein MNLPAKRRGLSPEGRQIRERHQGSLTIGLQGITVHPTERSRNQRDFLQDNVRRLHEIQARCRDRENSRKPQPLRATRESSASTTSSIKQVDCLAPIRNGSAKLGRRSPSSECEGSAHSDYFSLTDDQIENAAAQLSARLHNGVHLPDRSERGDGRHIQENGFGHQSRSSSALSQSLPMPTNQSLLRDAPPRLARSGSPVMLRPISSTRHAPVSPRPVSAAHRQNSGTGLELLSGCELNYGMRKMRMDNLLSKIRNQKPACELDYNTHYRNIENQHKLLLDNSDMLSLYGYGEGSNGTDTQRSATRTALNTAGSGSKTSKLVRARSFDRDALSRKSVAGGQTEKSAKSSTKSDQRAVSSPSPQLKKRFSKSIGNLSHAAPSSASGQSSQSRSGSPSKMRSESANYSVRHLEQSPPSRVLSSVQSIQRSKSNLESPRIFEASTDGASEVPPLDNSSDLISQYLENESRVKSAATSAILNRTASNGELNLNSTMTSDCNFNISEPDQSVSCNSAMENLHLDLRPDSQVDGDMRIQNNNPSSQMEESTHEFHPEVYLKPYNDIVESEHVSEAVFPKEEAKSSTPVPNEPQDLPSVSSIPKLLKQKREQHGQPSSPSTLRRSQSMKNIRQRQGEPPSSYKRGKLPKYLLARKEEEKRLAEIARSVDPECPPGHAPLPDHERRNTLHLLRKSQAEVMRELSSLPVAQDTLRVKKRRQDLEDKLMQIEDGLRIFSQPKVYVMNDD; from the exons ATGAATTTGCCAGCCAAGCGCCGCGGCCTGTCACCCGAGGGACGTCAGATCAGAGAGCGACATCAGGGATCACTTACTATTGGGCTCCAGGGAATCACAGTGCATCCGACAGAACGTA GTCGGAACCAACGTGATTTCTTGCAAGACAATGTGAGAAGGCTCCATGAGATACAAGCAAGGTGTAGAGATAGGGAAAATAGCAGAAAACCGCAGCCTCTAAGGGCGACAAGAGAGAGCTCTGCAAGTACTACTTCTTCGATaaaacag GTGGACTGCTTAGCCCCAATCCGTAATGGTTCAGCAAAGCTCGGAAGACGAAGCCCAAGTTCAGAGTGCGAGGGAAGTGCACATTCAGACTACTTCTCACTAACTGATGACCAGATTGAGAATGCAGCAGCACAGCTCAGTGCCCGTCTCCACAATGGTGTGCATCTACCAGACCGCagtgagagaggagacgggagacaTATACAGGAAAATGGTTTTGGGCATCAAAGCAGAAGTTCAAGTGCCCTGTCCCAGTCACTTCCAATGCCCACCAACCAGTCACTACTGAGGGATGCCCCACCAAGACTGGCAAGATCAGGGAGTCCTGTGATGCTGAGGCCCATCTCATCAACTCGACATGCCCCTGTTTCTCCACGCCCTGTCAGTGCAGCCCATCGTCAGAATTCTGGGACTGGGTTGGAACTCCTTTCAGGATGTGAGTTGAACTATGGAATGAGGAAGATGCGGATGGATAATTTGCTCTCAAAGATAAGGAACCAAAAGCCAGCATGTGAGCTGGACTACAATACACAttacagaaatatagaaaatcaGCACAAATTATTGCTTGATAACTCAGATATGCTTAGTCTTTATGGCTATGGTGAGGGAAGTAATGGTACAGACACACAAAGATCTGCAACAAGAACAGCCTTGAACACTGCAGGAAGTGGTTCCAAAACATCAAAATTGGTGCGTGCTCGTAGTTTTGATAGAGATGCCCTTTCTAGGAAAAGTGTGGCGGGGGGACAAACAGAAAAGTCAGCAAAATCTTCCACAAAGTCAGATCAGAGGGCAGTCAGCTCACCATCTCCACAACTGAAGAAACGCTTCTCAAAATCCATTGGTAATCTGTCCCATGCTGCCCCATCCTCAGCTTCAGGGCAGAGTAGTCAGAGTCGTAGTGGCAGCCCAAGCAAAATGAGAAGTGAATCTGCTAATTACAGTGTCAGGCATTTAGAACAGTCTCCACCAAGCCGTGTTTTGTCAAGTGTTCAAAGCATTCAGCGAAGCAAAAGCAACTTAGAGTCACCTAGAATATTTGAAGCTTCCACTGATGGTGCAAGTGAGGTGCCACCATTAGATAATAGTTCAGATCTTATTAGCCAGTACTTAGAAAATGAATCAAGAGTCAAGTCTGCAGCCACAAGTGCAATACTCAACAGAACAGCTTCAAACGGTGAGCTGAACCTCAATTCAACCATGACATCAGACTGCAACTTCAACATCAGTGAACCAGACCAATCTGTGTCTTGCAATTCTGCAATGGAGAATCTCCACCTAGACTTGCGACCTGACAGCCAAGTTGATGGTGATATGAGGATACAAAACAACAACCCAAGTAGTCAGATGGAAGAGTCTACCCATGAATTTCATCCAGAGGTATACCTGAAACCTTACAATGACATAGTTGAGAGTGAACATGTGAGTGAAGCTGTGTTTCCAAAGGAGGAAGCCAAATCTTCCACGCCAGTGCCAAATGAGCCTCAAGATTTGCCTAGCGTTAGTTCTATACCAAAGCTTCTGAAG CAGAAAAGAGAGCAGCATGGCCAGCCCTCAAGTCCATCAACTTTAAGAAGATCTCAGTCCATGAAGAATATTCGCCAGCGCCAAGGAGAGCCTCCCTCAAGTTACAAGAGAGGGAAATTGCCCAA ATATCTCTTAGcccgaaaagaggaggagaagaggttagCAGAGATTGCTCGGTCAGTTGACCCCGAGTGTCCGCCTGGCCATGCTCCACTTCCTGACCATGAGCGGCGCAACACCCTCCATCTCCTACGCAAGA GTCAAGCAGAGGTAATGCGAGAGCTCTCCTCCTTGCCTGTGGCCCAAGACACACTTagggtgaagaaaaggagacaggatTTAGAAGATAAACTTATGCAGATTGAAGATGGTCTGCGCATCTTTTCACAGCCGAAAGTGTATGTTATGAATGATGAttga